Proteins encoded by one window of Rutidosis leptorrhynchoides isolate AG116_Rl617_1_P2 chromosome 7, CSIRO_AGI_Rlap_v1, whole genome shotgun sequence:
- the LOC139859875 gene encoding uncharacterized protein: MDEQNAMPMRKAMLNLYVMNTISRYNILLGRTAVCKLGIVSSNIHGMVKFATSKGIATVTSAVPEPLCASIMVGDNIGTEGKRNLLNKSCKISKMMKQQKLLATKNVVNVANVNLKDMSDKPLVISCKVANTGITIIKIHVDTGSSIHLIYEQCFLQLLECIKADLKATAISLSGFAGESAWPMGKLSLKIELRDEIDVKLTRQAQSICAAISTQDAVVAHKIVEDHMVVVNCRNPDQKIKIGTELDQKIRKKIVQLLVAYMDVFAWSEQDMTGVLRDIAEHRLNANPALKPIVQKRRGMAPDRMKWLCAEVTKLVNAGILREVKYQTWVANPVLVKKPDCRNLEAYVDDLGIKSKTQEKILFDMEETFESLRKIKMKLNPSKCSLGEREGKFLGYYVTEQGIQANPKKITAIENMIAPKTVKKVQSLTGKISALTRFLSKAADRQFPFFRTLKGCLKQKNFVWTEEAYKAFQEMKQLLATLPTLIAPVDGEILYLYISIANESFGSVLVSELNKVQKLVYFVSKALARSEITYAPIEKFIYALVFTSRRLCRYFQGHPIHVLTDLPVKQVLSTTAVSGRLAKWAIDLGAFEIAYLPRTSVKGYVLADYLAEMTGELEVIHERTQLKPLQHEIWDLYTDGSSCIEGAGAGLVLTIPSGEEHTYALRFNFDVTNNEAEYEALLAGLNVALSRSQNKKADALSKLDALTFSHFQKQVWVEELPHKSIDGSLIVAAIEEVQPNWMDPIMHYLRNNTLPEDKKEARLVRERSPMYVIENDMLYRKSYLGPLMRCVGPAEAVIIIEEVHSGYCALHSGYKTIAAKIMPMGNFWPTLYRDVAQIVKRCKSCQRLMAAIRETNNKQQIAKYYNKKVRALAFDIGKWVLQNNEASRAEKLRKLGPNWEGPYQIMGINAAGSYKLQDIEGRHLSNAWHATLLKRYYM, encoded by the exons ATGGATGAGCAAAACGCAATGCCAATGCGCAAGGCTATGTTGAATCTGTATGTGATGAATACTATATCGCGTTATAATATTCTTCTAGGGCGCACAGCTGTATGTAAGCTGGGTATTGTTTCCTCAAATATTCATGGCATGGTAAAGTTTGCAACTTCCAAAGGTATTGCGACAGTTACATCTGCGGTTCCAGAACCATTATGTGCATCTATAATGGTGGGCGACAATATTGGAACCGAGG GAAAACGTAATCTTCTTAACAAAAGTTGTAAAATAAGCAAAATGATGAAGCAACAAAAGCTTTTAGCCACAAAAAATGTTGTGAATGTGGCAAATGTGAATTTGAAG GATATGTCCGATAAGCCGTTAGTCATATCATGCAAGGTCGCGAACACGGGAATAACAATTATAAAAATACATGTCGACACTGGCAGTAGCATACATTTGATATACGAACAATGCTTTCTCCAATTGCTAGAATGCATTAAAGCAGACCTGAAGGCAACCGCGATATCTTTGTCTGGTTTTGCGGGTGAATCTGCGTGGCCCATGGGGAAATTATCACTAAAAATCGAGTTGCGTGATGAAATAGATGTAAAATTGACAAGACAAGCGCAG TCAATTTGTGCGGCTATAAGCACGCAAGATGCAGTTGTTGCACACAAAATTGTAGAGGATCACATGGTTGTTGTAAACTGTAGAAATCCTGATCAAAAAATAAAAATTGGCACCGAATTGGATCagaaaataagaaagaagattgtgCAATTGCTTGTTGCGTACATGGATGTGTTTGCTTGGAGTGAGCAAGATATGACTGGAGTTCTGCGTGACATTGCGGAACATAGGTTAAATGCTAATCCTGCACTAAAGCCCATTGTGCAAAAGCGCAGAGGAATGGCTCCTGATCGCATGAAATGGTTATGTGCAGAAGTTACCAAGTTAGTTAATGCAGGCATTTTGCGTGaagtaaaatatcaaacatgggttgcAAACCCAGTATTAGTAAAAAAGCCTGACT GCCGTAACCTTGAAGCTTATGTCGATGATCTTGGCATAAAAAGCAAAACGCAAGAGAAAATTTTGTTTGATATGGAAGAAACATTTGAAAGTTTGCGAAAGATTAAAATGAAATTAAATCCGTCTAAATGTAGCCTTGGAGAAAGAGAAGGCAAATTTTTAGGATATTATGTCACTGAACAAGGCATccaagctaatcctaagaaaataaCTGCAATTGAAAACATGATCGCGCCTAAGACTGTTAAAAAAGTGCAAAGTTTGACAGGAAAGATATCGGCTTTGACTAGGTTCTTGTCCAAAGCCGCGGACAGACAGTTTCCTTTTTTTCGCACACTTAAAGGATGCTTGAAGCAGAAAAACTTTGTATGGACAGAAGAggcatataaagcatttcaagaaATGAAGCAATTGCTTGCTACGCTACCTACATTGATTGCGCCCGTAGATGGTGAAATATTATATCTTTATATTTCGATTGCGAATGAATCATTTGGTTCAGTGCTTGTCTCGGAGCTAAACAAAGTCCAAAAGCTAGTTTACTTTGTTAGCAAGGCGCTCGCGAGGAGTGAAATAACCTATGCACCTATCGAAAAATTTATTTACGCGCTGGTTTTTACATCAAGAAGGTTATGCAGATACTTTCAGGGTCATCCGATACATGTTTTAACTGACTTGCCGGTTAAACAAGTTTTGAGTACAACCGCAGTATCAGGAAGACTAGCCAAGTGGGCAATCGATTTAGGAGCATTTGAAATAGCATATTTACCACGCACATCTGTAAAGGGTTATGTTTTGGCAGATTACCTTGCAGAAATGACGGGTGAGCTTGAAGTTATCCATGAAAGAACGCAATTAAAACCTCTTCAACATGAAATTTGGGATTTATATACAGATGGTTCGTCGTGTATTGAAGGTGCAGGTGCGGGATTGGTGTTAACAATCCCGAGTGGTGAAGAACATACATATGCGCTGCGTTTTAATTTTGATGTAACAAATAACGAGGCTGAATATGAAGCACTGCTTGCGGGATTAAATGTGGCGC TGTCAAGAAGTcaaaacaaaaaggcggatgcgCTGAGTAAGCTTGATGCATTGACTTTTTCGCACTTCCAAAAGCAAGTATGGGTAGAAGAACTTCCCCATAAGTCCATTGATGGTAGTCTGATTGTTGCGGCTATAGAGGAAGTTCAACCGAATTGGATGGATCCTATAATGCACTATTTGCGCAATAATACACTACCAGAGGACAAGAAAGAAGCTCGATTAGTGCGCGAAAGATCCCCTATGTATGTGATCGAAAATGATATGTTATATCGCAAGTCATATCTGGGACCATTAATGCGATGTGTAGGACCCGCAGAGGCTGTAATAATTATTGAGGAGGTGCATAGTGGATATTGTGCTCTTCATTCAGGGTACAAAACTATTGCGGCAAAAATAATGCCAATGGGTAACTTTTGGCCTACCCTGTATCGTGATGTTGCGCAAATAGTTAAAAGATGTAAAAGTTGTCAAAG ACTTATGGCTGCAATAAGAGAGACAAACAATAAGCAACAAATTGCCAAGTATTACAACAAGAAGGTGCGCGCGTTAGCCTTTGATATTGGTAAGTGGGTTTTGCAAAACAATGAAGCAAGTCGTGCTGAAAAACTTAGAAAATTGGGACCCAATTGGGAGGGACCATACCAGATAATGGGAATCAATGCAGCAGGCTCTTATAAGCTCCAAGATATTGAAGGGCGTCACTTATCTAACGCGTGGCATGCTACTTTGTTGAAAAGATACTACATGTAA